A stretch of DNA from Patescibacteria group bacterium:
CCTAAACTGTTGTTGGTGTTTTGCGCAATAGTGCCGGTTATGTGAGTGCCATGTCCGTTGTCATCGTTAGGATGCGTGTCGCTATTAACAAAATCATACCCGCTGACAAAATTTGTATCCGCTAAATCCGATGCCTGGATATATGTATCATTGTTTTCATAAGCTACACCGGTATCCAGTACAGCCACAATAACTGACGGGTCACCTCCATACTCCGGCAATGTAATATCATAATTCCATGCATCTGGAACATTAATTTTTTCAAAATTCCATTGATTGGCGAAGTAAGGATCATTCGGCGCAAATGTTTGTGCCTGCACTGAATAGTTCGGTTCCGCAAATTCAACTAAAACATTATTTTGAAAATCATTCAGCAGTATCTGTAGATCATTTTCAGAATTAAAAGACAATTTATAAACTTGGTTTTCTGCCCCTTCTGGAAACAGCGGTTCTATAGAATTCAGCTCGTATTTCGCATTGAGATGGTTAACGCTCGGCAGATTAACTTTTTGCGCTTCAAGGTTGATTGCTTCTTTGACAGCTGGATTAAATTTTACCAGCAGAGTTCCTTTTTCAAATTCACCATTAACATTTTTTTCTTCTACATTTTCCGCAAATGTAATATTCTGCATGAACAAAAATATACCCATGCATACCAGGGCAATAATCGGCGATTTATAGGTAAACAATTTAATCATGCCAACAAAAATAGAGAATAATTTGCTATTCTCTAGTATAACGTATTTCAGCAGTTATTTTAAGCTGCTAGGTCAGATTTTCAACAGGATAAACATCATAGGCAACTTTTTCATACGGGTGTGCTTCAATCATTGCCTTTATCACCGCATTTACTTTTTCCCGGGGGCAAAGCACTTCAATCCGCTCTTCTTCAACTTCTTCCAATTTACCAATTTTGCCAATTGCCGGATCGGATCCTTTGATGGGTCTAAAACGACCAATCCCTTTGCTGGAAAAACTGCAAAAATCGTAATTACCCACATGGCCGGCTCCGGATTTAGCCAGAGCATCACGGACACGGTCAGCATAACTCACGGGCACATATACCACCAGTTTTACATTCTGGTTCATAAATTATTCCAACCCAAAATACTCTTTTAGTTCTCTGATCAAAGGGATCAGTTCAATGCAGGCTTGTTTTAAAGCGGATATTTTAAATGATGATCCGATTCTTTCAGATTCAAAATTCTCTAATGTGATTACGGTGTTTTCTATATGGATCGACACTAAATCAAACTGCCTACTGGCCAAATGGGGCTGAATAGTCTGCAAGAATATGCCCTCCGTAACCTTCAGTCCAATTTTAAAACTGTCATGCTGGAACTCTTGAATATAATTTCGAGCCACTTTCCTCTGTTCCAGTTCCGCGCTGAAAGCCACAATTAAATCATTAGTCCTGATTAATTGATTAATAATATGCGGTGGCATTTCGATACCTTCCGGGTGTTCTCCTCCATGCATATGTTGATTAGATCCTAAAAATGATTGCCCTTTACTGCTTTGATCCTTATTAAAAGGAAAGGGTGAAGTCGAAAACGGCGGTTTGGAAAACTGGTTGCCTCTGCCTATCGAGCGCGTTTCTGAAGACGGATCCATGAGAATCTTCAGGGAATGTTGGGGAAACTTTCGCGGAGTTTCATCAATTCTGATCATTTTGATCTTTTTCATTTTTTCTGATCTATTGTTGGGGATAATTTTTTGATTTTGTGACCGTCAGATAGATTGTTTGAAAAGTTGTAATAATAGAAAATATCGTAGTAAATACAATAATATACATTGACCAATCCAAACTAAACACAGCCATAATCAATGCAATCACAAACAATGGGTACATTTCCGTTCGGTGCAATATGCGCCAGATAACTTTTTCCGTCGGATCTGGAACTGCCAGGCGATGATTGGCGTAAGCCACGATAAAAGTCGGCATCAGGGCAAAATAAACAGCAATCACAATCCACCAGGAAATTGGCATAAAAAAATCCGGCAACTCTAAAAATAAAAAGCTGAAGATTAATAAAAAATCAATAAAACGGTCAACGGTCCCGTCTAAAAATGCGCCCAGGTGGGTTGTGCGGTTCTGTGAACGAGCTACCGCACCATCAATCGAATCCATCGCCCCTGCCAGAAAAAACATGATGATCCCCCAGATAATATTTCCCCAAGCGACCAAAACAAACCCGATAACCGCGGGGACAAAGGAAATTACCGTCCAAACGTTTGGCCGGGGAGTTATTTTTGCCGCTAAACGACCCAACCCTAAAGTAAACCGATCCGGATTTAAAAATTCTTTGATCATATTTTTTTGTTAGAACCAACCTCCGCCATCTTTTCTCTTTTCGACAGTATATGTCGCATCCGAATTCCTAGTTAAAGTATAGTTCTTACCGTGCCCATCTTCAAACTCAACCGATCCGTGCATTTTTGCCTGAGCAAAAAAAACCTCCGCCTCAGCTCTATCCAGTTTATGGTCCAAGTGATTGATCCCGTCCTTAGCATCGCTTTCGCCAAGTACGTGATGACCATGGACGTCCTGATTTATTTCACTCATATATTTGAAGTTAAGGATAAAGTAAGCAGCTAAAACTATTTTTTTGTATCGGAAATATATTTCAAAGCCTCACTGAGAGAATCCACCTGGAAATCCGTCCGTTCA
This window harbors:
- a CDS encoding CDP-alcohol phosphatidyltransferase family protein, which produces MIKEFLNPDRFTLGLGRLAAKITPRPNVWTVISFVPAVIGFVLVAWGNIIWGIIMFFLAGAMDSIDGAVARSQNRTTHLGAFLDGTVDRFIDFLLIFSFLFLELPDFFMPISWWIVIAVYFALMPTFIVAYANHRLAVPDPTEKVIWRILHRTEMYPLFVIALIMAVFSLDWSMYIIVFTTIFSIITTFQTIYLTVTKSKNYPQQ